A window of Aliarcobacter trophiarum LMG 25534 contains these coding sequences:
- the pheS gene encoding phenylalanine--tRNA ligase subunit alpha — translation MELWIKKIESASTLEELESLRVDTLGKKGVLTVEFAKMKDIPAEDKKSFAENLNKQKEQVTKALDSKKIELEAIALDKKLQNEKIDVTRFNNEITSGATHPVAETMNKIITYFQNLNFAVEEGPLVEDDFHNFQALNLPEYHPARDMADTFYNKDYTLLRTHTSPVQIRTMLSQKAPIRMIAPGTVFRRDFDITHTPMFHQIEGLVVDCADKISFANLKHVMVEFLQHIFGEVEVRFRPSYFPFTEPSAEVDISCVFCKGNGCRVCSQTGWLEVLGCGVVDQNVFDAVGYKDKSGYAFGLGVERFAMLIHSIGDLRSLFESDTRLLGQFK, via the coding sequence TTGGAACTTTGGATAAAGAAAATAGAATCTGCTTCAACACTTGAAGAACTGGAGAGTTTAAGAGTTGATACCCTTGGTAAAAAGGGAGTTTTAACTGTAGAATTTGCAAAAATGAAGGATATTCCTGCGGAGGATAAAAAATCATTTGCAGAAAATTTAAATAAACAAAAAGAACAAGTAACAAAAGCTTTAGATAGTAAAAAAATAGAGCTAGAAGCTATAGCTTTAGATAAAAAATTACAAAATGAAAAAATTGATGTTACAAGATTTAATAATGAAATTACAAGTGGTGCAACTCATCCAGTTGCTGAAACTATGAATAAAATTATTACATACTTTCAAAATCTAAATTTTGCAGTTGAAGAGGGACCTTTAGTTGAAGATGATTTTCATAATTTTCAAGCACTAAATCTTCCAGAATACCATCCAGCACGAGACATGGCTGATACTTTCTACAACAAAGATTATACACTTTTAAGAACTCACACTTCTCCTGTACAAATTAGAACAATGCTTAGTCAAAAAGCACCTATAAGAATGATTGCACCAGGAACTGTTTTTAGAAGAGATTTTGATATTACTCATACTCCTATGTTTCATCAAATTGAAGGCTTAGTGGTAGATTGTGCTGATAAAATCTCATTTGCAAATTTAAAACATGTAATGGTTGAATTCTTACAACATATTTTTGGTGAAGTTGAAGTACGATTTAGACCATCATATTTCCCATTTACAGAGCCTAGTGCTGAAGTTGATATCTCTTGTGTATTTTGTAAAGGTAATGGTTGTCGTGTATGTTCACAAACTGGATGGCTTGAAGTTTTAGGATGTGGAGTTGTAGATCAAAATGTTTTTGATGCAGTTGGATATAAAGATAAATCAGGTTATGCATTTGGTTTAGGAGTAGAGAGATTTGCTATGTTAATTCACAGCATTGGTGATTTAAGATCTCTATTTGAGAGTGATACAAGATTATTAGGACAATTTAAATGA
- the pheT gene encoding phenylalanine--tRNA ligase subunit beta, giving the protein MIITRRWLEEFINISQISTDEICKTLNSIGLEVDSLEKQQIASKVVIGKVLSKEKHPDADKLNVCQVDLGYETTQIVCGAANVEAGQIVAVATIGAILGDDFKIKAAKLRGVESNGMICSSTELGLPKLNDGIMILDSSIGEIELGKELKDYPILNDDIIEIGLTPNRGDCLSILGVARELAAFYDLPLMELDKNTNDHELSIGQIFEINSSNIDTFLAYKAIDFSALKLDLVTNIRVSLIGKFKENHHIKNSLFYATHSIGVLLNAYPREDFILKNELSVLDLRKDDKGFDCSYSNANCLSLLCIEQKDFDEKSNDFLLEASYIDPEILSKRVFDTKIKTGDLFYKASRGSNPDINYGVNYFSSFASKMGATIYSGAKEFLEDIEKTTLSISVKSINSIIGQDIEKIEIERILTSLEFEIKESVDDILLIKVPHYRHDIKNIADIAEEVIRMVGIDNIISKPLAIDEVNRVNKTSLDLQKRNKLRYKAIENGFFETLTYVFSSKENLEKYGFKTVKDELELINPIVKELNTYRTTLLLNLIEACSNNFKIGTKSASFFEIGTIFDENRVESKKIAFVHSGASTIEDVSNAGKPKNIDFFSFAKNVLNTIGEFELEPIININNKFIHPYQSANILIDGKIVGFISKLHPSVANDFDLSDTFFAEIDFIAIKNDLIKVSSYSKFQASRKDLSIIAPKSLEFKEIKKVINSLNINLIKQYNLIDIYSDEKLGDFESLTIRFTLQSDEKTLEDDDINRVINSILDALKEKLNITLR; this is encoded by the coding sequence ATGATAATTACAAGAAGATGGTTAGAAGAATTTATAAATATTTCACAAATAAGTACAGATGAAATTTGTAAAACATTAAATAGTATTGGTTTAGAAGTTGATAGTTTAGAAAAACAACAAATTGCTTCAAAAGTTGTTATTGGAAAAGTTTTAAGCAAAGAGAAGCATCCAGATGCTGATAAATTAAATGTTTGCCAGGTTGATTTAGGATATGAGACTACTCAAATTGTTTGTGGCGCAGCAAATGTAGAGGCTGGACAAATAGTTGCAGTTGCTACTATTGGAGCTATTCTAGGAGATGATTTTAAAATAAAAGCAGCAAAATTAAGAGGAGTTGAATCAAATGGAATGATTTGCTCTTCAACAGAGCTAGGTCTTCCAAAATTAAATGATGGAATTATGATTTTAGATAGCTCAATTGGTGAGATAGAACTAGGAAAAGAGTTAAAAGATTACCCAATTTTAAATGATGATATTATAGAAATAGGTCTTACTCCAAATAGAGGAGATTGCTTAAGTATTTTAGGAGTTGCTAGAGAATTAGCAGCTTTTTATGATTTGCCTCTAATGGAGCTTGATAAAAATACAAATGACCATGAACTTAGTATTGGTCAAATATTTGAGATAAATAGTTCAAATATTGATACTTTTTTAGCATACAAAGCTATAGACTTTTCAGCTCTTAAGCTAGATTTAGTAACAAATATAAGAGTATCTTTAATTGGTAAATTTAAAGAAAATCATCATATTAAAAACTCTCTTTTTTATGCAACTCACTCTATAGGTGTTCTTTTAAATGCATATCCTAGAGAAGATTTTATACTAAAAAACGAGCTTAGTGTTTTAGATTTAAGAAAAGATGATAAAGGATTTGATTGCTCATATTCAAACGCAAACTGCCTTAGCTTATTATGTATAGAACAAAAAGATTTTGATGAAAAATCAAATGATTTTTTGCTTGAAGCATCTTATATAGATCCTGAAATTCTCTCAAAAAGAGTTTTTGATACAAAGATAAAAACAGGAGATTTATTTTATAAAGCATCAAGAGGTAGTAATCCTGATATAAACTATGGAGTTAACTATTTCTCTAGTTTTGCTTCTAAAATGGGAGCAACTATATACTCTGGAGCAAAAGAGTTTTTAGAAGATATTGAGAAAACAACTCTTAGTATCAGTGTAAAAAGTATAAACTCTATTATAGGACAGGATATTGAAAAAATTGAGATAGAGAGAATTTTAACATCTTTAGAGTTTGAGATAAAAGAGTCTGTTGATGATATTTTATTAATTAAAGTTCCTCACTATAGACACGATATTAAAAATATTGCCGATATTGCTGAAGAAGTTATAAGAATGGTTGGAATTGACAATATCATTTCAAAACCTTTGGCTATAGATGAAGTAAATAGAGTAAACAAAACTTCTCTTGATTTACAAAAAAGAAATAAACTAAGATATAAAGCTATTGAAAATGGATTTTTTGAAACACTAACATATGTTTTTTCTTCAAAAGAAAATTTAGAAAAATATGGTTTTAAAACTGTAAAAGATGAATTAGAGCTTATTAATCCAATCGTAAAAGAGCTAAATACATATAGAACTACCCTACTTTTAAACTTAATTGAAGCCTGTTCAAATAACTTTAAAATAGGTACAAAAAGTGCTAGTTTTTTTGAAATAGGAACTATCTTTGATGAAAATAGAGTAGAAAGTAAGAAAATAGCCTTTGTTCATAGTGGAGCTTCAACTATTGAAGATGTAAGCAATGCTGGAAAACCAAAAAATATTGATTTCTTCTCATTTGCAAAAAATGTTTTAAATACAATTGGTGAATTTGAACTAGAACCTATTATAAACATTAATAATAAATTTATTCACCCATATCAAAGTGCAAATATTTTAATAGATGGGAAAATTGTAGGATTTATCTCAAAGCTTCACCCAAGTGTTGCAAATGATTTTGATTTGAGTGATACTTTTTTTGCAGAGATTGATTTTATTGCCATAAAAAATGACTTAATAAAAGTCTCTTCTTACTCAAAGTTCCAAGCCTCAAGAAAAGATTTAAGCATAATTGCTCCAAAATCTTTAGAGTTTAAAGAGATTAAAAAAGTTATAAATTCACTAAATATTAATTTAATTAAACAATATAACTTAATCGATATCTATAGTGATGAAAAATTAGGTGATTTTGAAAGTTTAACTATCAGATTTACTCTTCAAAGTGATGAAAAAACACTTGAAGATGATGATATAAATCGAGTTATAAACTCAATTTTAGATGCTTTAAAAGAGAAATTAAATATTACTTTAAGATAG
- the aroA gene encoding 3-phosphoshikimate 1-carboxyvinyltransferase has protein sequence MSSFSIKRLNKPFDIVIENIASDKSISHRCAMFSLFSNKTSYIKNYLTAEDTLNTLKIVEQLGAKIKRVGNSVEITPIDNLSEPDDVLDCGNSGTAMRLFCGLLASVDGSFILSGDKYLRSRPMNRVANPLRNIGANIDGRENGNKAPLFIRGEKNLKPFTYISPIASAQVKSAMILAALRATNISKYKEEELTRDHTERMLKGMGAEIFTDNEGFINIKPLTSHLKPLNITVPADPSSGFFFAVAAAISKGSRVVIKNASLNPTRIEAYVVLKKMGAVVNFIEKENIYEPIGDIEIIGDELNGVEVVDNISWLIDELPALSIAMSLANGKSKVKNAKELRVKESDRIKAVVDNLALCGVDFTEFEDGYEIKGGKLNSATIDSYGDHRIAMSFAIAGLNCDMKIDDVECINSSFPNFKEILDSLY, from the coding sequence ATGTCAAGTTTTAGTATAAAAAGATTGAATAAACCTTTTGATATTGTTATAGAAAATATTGCAAGTGATAAATCAATATCTCATAGATGTGCTATGTTTTCACTATTTTCAAATAAAACTTCGTATATTAAAAACTATTTAACTGCTGAAGATACTTTAAATACTCTAAAAATTGTAGAGCAATTAGGTGCAAAAATAAAAAGAGTTGGAAATAGTGTTGAAATAACTCCTATTGATAATTTAAGCGAACCTGATGATGTTCTTGATTGTGGAAATTCAGGAACTGCAATGAGGCTTTTTTGTGGATTATTAGCAAGCGTTGATGGAAGTTTTATTCTAAGTGGAGATAAATACTTACGAAGCAGACCTATGAATAGAGTAGCAAACCCTTTAAGAAATATTGGAGCTAACATAGATGGAAGAGAGAATGGAAATAAAGCACCTCTATTTATTAGAGGAGAAAAAAATCTAAAACCATTTACTTATATCTCTCCTATAGCTTCAGCTCAAGTCAAATCAGCTATGATTTTGGCAGCACTTAGAGCAACAAATATTAGTAAATACAAAGAAGAAGAACTAACAAGAGATCATACAGAACGAATGCTAAAAGGTATGGGAGCAGAAATTTTTACTGATAACGAAGGCTTTATAAATATAAAACCTCTCACATCACATTTAAAACCTTTAAATATAACTGTCCCAGCAGATCCTTCTAGTGGATTTTTCTTTGCTGTTGCAGCTGCTATTTCAAAAGGTTCTAGAGTTGTAATAAAAAATGCATCTTTAAACCCAACAAGAATTGAAGCTTATGTTGTTTTGAAAAAAATGGGAGCAGTAGTAAACTTTATTGAAAAAGAGAATATTTATGAGCCTATTGGTGATATTGAAATCATTGGAGATGAGTTAAATGGTGTTGAAGTAGTTGATAATATTTCATGGCTAATAGATGAACTTCCAGCGCTTAGTATTGCTATGAGTTTAGCAAATGGAAAATCAAAAGTAAAAAATGCAAAAGAGCTAAGAGTAAAAGAGAGTGACCGTATAAAAGCTGTTGTAGATAATTTGGCACTTTGTGGAGTTGATTTTACAGAGTTTGAAGATGGTTATGAAATAAAAGGTGGTAAATTAAATAGTGCAACTATAGACTCTTATGGAGATCATAGAATTGCTATGAGTTTTGCAATAGCTGGACTAAATTGTGATATGAAAATAGATGATGTGGAATGTATAAACTCATCTTTTCCAAACTTTAAAGAGATTTTAGACTCTTTGTATTAA